The Archocentrus centrarchus isolate MPI-CPG fArcCen1 chromosome 1, fArcCen1, whole genome shotgun sequence genome includes the window atagaatagaataaaataaaatagcaaaaatctatacacatatacataagtactatatacataaatatatatatcagtgtcaatacccacatttacatatacacacatatacacacacgtcaaaacactatatacagatatcaaaatattatatacatttgtagccggtaaggtacacagcatacacggtatgcattatatgggtgagtgtcagaggtgggaagtaacgaagtacaaatacttcgttactgtacttaagtagattttttaggtatctgtactttacttgagtatttatttttctgagtactttttacttttactccctacatttttacacaagtatctgtactttctacttcttacattttcaaaacagactcgttactttttaacacgtcagggagaagtttgcgttttcggtcagtgcgccttcagtcatcaagcgatctgagccggaggaatattaacatataagagacaatcgtactgcgtatcctccatcaccggggcttatcgggtacaaagggattaaatacacaaacccatgtaattaatgtatcatttatagcgctataatcgggccggaccgagtccgtaagttgcgctgcggcacataaacagcttagctagcgctactgaagaggagcgagcatgaagggagtaacgtgtgtcaggtaaatgcaacgtttttaaatgctcaacaaatatcagcaaacacacaaagtgtgtgcagtttgtcacacagtgtgtctgctagctaaaagaagagctgctgtatttcagggagagcaaagagagagaagttcactcagagatggagaaagaggacaggagaggaagaagagaggttagatttaaaggtaaggactggaaaataaactgaagtatactgactttgtgttattcaaagtttgtatgaaactgcagtattttcatacaaactttgtgttattcaaagtttgtatgaaaatactgcagtttagtacgtaataaacaggttatcttgttgtactgtatttacagtaaagctctgtgttggactggagcgcagtgtttgtgttcatggtcagagttacaggttacatcagtgcagcagagatgagtttgaatcaaagctgctgatgctgagatcactgaatccaacatttctattttattttattctattgaattttagtttttagtttagttatttgttcttactcatccttttcattttttctctgtattgagctgctgtaatgcacaaatttccccgtcgtgggattattaaagttttatgttatcttatcttatttctacagcctgtatgctgtcagtgtaggggatggagatcagcagatagctgtgaaatactgggttacatctttgtgagttcacttcatccacacagagcagtaaacctcagagcagcagcagcagcaggtcagctgatcacagcctgcacaccaacatcatttactggagctcacaatagaaagctgtgattcttctccccatgcagagccactacagctgatcttagggttcctccaccttctgaatcccactgtaacccctgagtatcctcatgtttgtgtttaggtggagacacagtcaccctctactatggaggacacagaatagagctgtgtttaaattccctttcacagtttgtgattcaagctgagtacattcattagaattaaaatttagatggaataacgtttgtgttctcatgtattagtttatatattacaataatatataataaggttcagttagctttacacaaaaatagcaggtagaaacgtcctccaaagagctacttttactttcttactttgagtaaatttcagagcctgtacttttttacttttacttaagtaaagaagttgaaccagtacttcgacttttaccaaagtattttttaacacaagtacttgtacttctacttaagtacagaatgtcagtacttttgccacctctggtgagtgtaataaataaaatgtatctgactatatggataaagtgatggcagaggaggtaaagtgtccaagtgactcaagacattatgaagtgttgtacagtctaactactgttgggatgaatgagctgtgaaagcgctccttcctgcagtgaggatgtttcagtctctgactgaaggagctgctcagttcacccacagtctcatgcagagggtgatgggggttgtccatgatggatatcagctttgctaacatcctcctctcacccaccaccatcacagactctagaggacatcccaacacagagctagacctccgcaccagtttgtcgatcctgctcctgtccctttcggtgcatccacccccccagcaggccactgcatagaaaagggcagatgctaccactgagtcataaaaggtctttaacagagtcctgcagacaccaaaggacctcagtctcctcagcaggtgtagtcgactctggcccttcttatacaggacgtctgtgtttgtactccagtccagcttgttattgagatgaacacccaggtatttgtaggagaccactgtctcaatgtcctttccctggatgttcaccagtgctgtagggggtggcttcctcctgaagtctatgatcatctccttcgtcttgctggcgttgatttggagtgcgttgttctcacaccagccgacaaagtcactgatgacacccctgtattcctggtcgttcccatctgatacgcatccgatgatggccgtatcatctgagaacttctgtaggtggcaatggtctgaattgtacctgaaatctgaggtgtacagactgaacagaaagggtgagaggaccgtgccctgtggcgcccccgtgctgcagactactacatcagacacacagtcatggcacctcacatactgtggtctgttggtgaggtagatgatgatccatgccgtcagctgcctgtccactccggctccctccatcttccctctcaacagtgcaggctggatggtgttgaaagtcaagtcaagtcaagtcaagtttatttataaagcacatttaaaacaacgacgttgaccaaagtgctgtacaagatctgtaaccccaaggactatactaaataaaaataaaaatatataaataaataaataaaataataaaataaaaataaataaataaaaacattaagaacaataaataacataagaaaattaaaaattaaaacgtttaaaacaagtaccataaaataccataaaacaatcatctaaaaggaggtagcactgcagccaaatgccaaggaaaagaaatgtgtttttaatagagatttaaatgtgtgtatcgtctgagctgtgcggatatggagaggtagatcgttccatagctttggtgctgctgctgcaaaagctcgatcacctctctgttttagtctagttttaggcctctgtaagagcagctggttcgatgacctcagcactggagaagtcaaagaacatgaccctcacagtgtttcctgcctgctctaggtgagagagggatctgtgcagcaggtagatgaagGCATCGttcaccccgatgccaggctggtaggcgaactgcagggggtccagcgctgagctcaccagtgggcggaggtggtgcaggatgagcctctccatggtcttcatcaggtgagaagtcagggccacaggtctgtagtggttggactccctgggatgtgcgatctttggcactggaactatgcaggaagtcttccacagttcaggaaccctctccagattcaggctcaggttgaagatgtgcaggaccacctgacagagctggtctgcacagtccctgagcagtctggggctgattccatctggacccgctgccttactgatcttcgtcttcctgagctgacttctcacctgatcagatgtgaggtggatgtgaggctgggttggggtgggtgatggggctggctccgctgtgggtgagggtgaggagagcgcaggcaatgatggcattgcaccaggagaggggggggtcagcatacggaagggggcagatgggagctgaggggtgggggaggtggtcaacgacccagagtcaaatctattgaaaaacaggttcaggttgttagcccacccccggtcagcagacactgtggctcctccattgtcctcgaagtggccagagatttttttcatgtttctccagacttctcggactttgttatgttggagctgttcctccatcttcctcctgaagctctctttgcctctccggatcttgtattttacatccttttgcactctcctcagttcctccttgtctccagatctgaaggccctcttcttctcgttcagcagggccttcagctctggggtcacccacggtttattgttggagaagcaccgtaccttcttggttggcgcagtgttctccacacagaagttcatgtagtctgtgatgcagtgggtgagggtGTTGATGTCCTCActgtgaggcctgcagagttcctgccagtctgtagattcaaaacagtctctcagggcctcactgcagtcctcagaccacagtcttattgtctttttggtggggggtttcctcttcacaatgggggtgtaggtggggtgaagaatgaccaggttgtggtccgagtggccaagcgggggtagaggcgatgagctgtaagcctcctttgtgttggcaaacagcaggtctagagttttattgtcccttgtgtggcagtcaacatattgggtgaagttagggagagtggaagaaggtgaggcatggctgaagtccccagagatgataatcagggactgcggatgtgccgtctgtaactgagagacggtggtgtggatgtcctcacaggctgctgtagcgtcggccgacggcgggatgtaaacaattaacacaataacatgtgaaaactcccgggccaggtggtatggccgaatgctaaccgctaacagttcaatgtctttggtacagcgctgctccttcacagtgatgtgttctgggttacaccatctctcattaacgtacatcgccagtcccccacctctcctcttaccactctccctcaTGCTCCGGTCCGCTCTCACCAGTTGAAAGCCCTCCAGTCCGGTGTGTGGTCCATGAGCCAAGTCtccgtgaacagcaggaggctgctctgctggtactcccACTGGAGTCTGGTTAGCGCCGTcagctcttccatcttgttgggtaaagatcttacgttacccatgagaatagatggaatgctcggtttgtaccgtctcctcctcttccggtacttcgctccagctctgcatcccctcctccgaCGCCGTAATTCCTTCGGAATCTCGGGTCGCTCCTCCGGGAGTACGCTCCTGTTGCACAGCGCTAACAGCTGATCCCAGCTGTaaacaatatatatttatatatgtaaaaataatatatatatatatatattttttttgtcccacCCCCTGAGGGCCCAGAGGTGGGCCTTGACTAATTGGAGCCACCTGGGCTCACTAATTTAAGCAGGGCTCCACTAGGCTGGCTCTAACCTCAGTTTATCTTTTGTTCTGGTTTGGTTTTGCATTGTAATATTCATTCAGATTTCCACATACATGGCCACTCAGTCATATACTGCATACACAGGACATATTGACATATTCACATCAcatatttatctttctttttgatttgtttacTTTTCAATAAAACTAATCTGATTGGTCTATACCTTTGCCTCCCCTCATTCCTTGTTACGGGCCATGAACCAGCCTGTGAGagatatatgaatatatatacacacacacggtttTTGTAGTACCGGCAAGagtttaaaactactttcatccctgctcatagtaccgtatcaccccaatagagccactctcagactgctggcttacttgtggttcctaggatacttaagagtagaatgggaggcagagccttcagctttcaggcccctcttctgaggaaccagctcccagcttggattcaggagacagacaccctctctatttttaagattaggcttaaaactttcctttttcatcAAGCTTAtatgctgcaatagacctaggctactctgtttatacacccctccgtcattatttattattaatctctgtctctctcccttcaaCCCGaactggttgcagcagatggctgcccctttctgagcctggctctgaaggaggtttcttcctgttaaaaggtagtttttccttctcactgtggccaagtgctgctcatagagggtcattttgactgttgggttttctctgtaattattgtagggtctttaccttacagtatgaacctccttgaggtgactgctgtgatttggtgctgtataaataaaattgaattgaattgaaagaggccacagccatcagagaATACTGTTTCCAAGAAAGGGTGTAGATGGTCTACAACAATACTTATGTTGGTGGTACCCGTCAAACTAACATCTACATGAATGataggacccaaggtttcccagcagataatttcccaaagcatcacactgtctccactggcttgccttcttcTCACAGTGCATCCTGGAGCCGGGTATTCCCAAAGTAAGCAATCCAGCTTTCCAAGtgctgtaaaagaaaacaggaatcACCAGACCAAGTGCTCACGTGCCCATTTTTGGCAGTTTCAGCAGTGAAAAgaggtcagcatgggcaccctgactggtctgcagttATCAAGCCCATACACAAGAAACTGTGATGCCCTGTGTATTCTGACAACTTTCTATCAGAACCTGTGGTGTGTGATACAAAGTTGCTCAAAATAAACACCCTCAAGTATGCTTACCCATTTTTCCTGCATCTAACATGAACTTAGCTCAGTTgttccctaatatatcccaccaaCAGGTGAaaaagagataatcagtgtttttcacgcatttaatcattaattgttattaatctctggctctcttccacagcatgtctttttctctcccctcagcccaaccggtcgcagcagatgaccccccctccctgagcctggttctgctggaggtttcttcctgttaaaagggagtttttccttcccaagtgctgctcatagggggtcgttttgactgttgggttttctctgtattattgtagggtctttacctacaatacaaagtgccttgaggcggctgtttgatgtgatttggcgctatataaataaaactgaattgaattgaattgaattgaattgaattgaattgaattgaattgaatttcacCTGTCAATGATCATAATGTTATATCTGATTGGTGTATATTGTGAGAGTACTTTGTTGAATCCAAAGATGGTAGTACACCTCTGAGCaccagcagctgatcacagccacTACAGAGTAAACAAATCCACTGGAATTCACTGTATAACATTGGACTTATTTCTAAATGAGCCTGTGAAGCTACTTGCATTTTCAGTACCTGACCTTTTGGAGTACATTTGTGCACTCGTGTTACTGTGGCTGCTTTACCATTAGCTCACTACTGACactaaaaaattcaaatggattGTTTTGTGGCTGTTTAGAGAAAAGGTTTGGTAAATTTAACTTTTTACAGCATCAGCAATTATCAGTAACAGAATTTGTTTGTCAAATTCTCCTGTAGGTGCAGAGGAACGCGACCTCAGGATTGTTCTTCTTGGGAAAACAGGAGCTGGCAAGAGTGCAACAGGAAACACCATCTTaggggaaaaatattttttttcaaggCTGTCTCCTTCCTCAGTGACAAAAAAGTGTGAGAAGCAAACATGCCAGTTTGATGGTCAAAAGCTGGCTATTGTTGATACTCCAGGTCTGTTTGAGATAGAAAAAGATCCAGAAAAATTGAAGAAAGAGCTTGTTCGATGCTCCTTCTTATCTGCTCCCGGTCCTCATGTCTTCCTGGTTGTGATCCAGACTGGAAGATTTACCGAGGAAGaccaaaaaacagtgaaaatcatTCAGGACGTCTTTGGACAAGAATCAGCATGTTACACTGTGGTCCTGTTCACTCGTGGAGATGACCTGAAGGAGGAAAATGTTTCCATAGATTATGTCATCAGTGACAGTCAAGCTCTCCAGGACTTTATCAGTCAGTGTGGTGGAGGACATCATGTTTTTAACAACAAAGACAACGATAACTCTCAGGTTACAGAGCTGCTGAAGAAAATCAACAGAATGATTGAAAATAACGGAGGGAAATACTACACCAatgaaatatttgaaaattCAGAAAAAGCCATACAAGAAACGATGGCAAAACTTCAGAAAGATGATCCAAATTTGAAACCTGAAGAAGCCAGAAAAAAGGCAGAGGAGTACAACACACGTACTTTAGATGATTCAGCTGCTACCAGCTCTGCTACAACTGACAGATTTGATTCAGCTGCTACCAGCTCTGCTACAACTGACAGATTTGATTCAGCTGCTACCAGCTCTGCTACAACTGACAGATTTGTTACAGCTGCTACCAGCTCTGCTACAACTGACAGATTTGTTTCAGCTGCTACCAGCTCTGCTACAACTGACAGATTTGATTCAGCTGCTACCAGCTCTGCTACAACTGACAGATTTGATTCAGCTGCTACCAGCTCTGCTACAACTGACAGATTTGATTCAGCTGCTACAAGCTCTGCTACAACTGACAGATTTGATTCAGCTGCTACCAGCTCTGCTACAACTGACAGATTTGTTACAGCTGCTACCAGCTCTGCTACAACTGACAGATTTGTTTCAGCTGCTACCAGCTCTGCTACAACTGACAGATTTGATTCAGCTGCTACCAGCTCTGCTACAACTGACAGATTTGATTCAGCTGCTACCAGCTCTGCTACAACTGACAGATTtgttacagctgctgctgctacagctACAATGGCAGTTGGAGCTGCAGTTGCAGCAATAGCAATGAGAACCAATTCATGCGTTATCCAgtaatatatacttttttttaccAATCAATTATTCATTCAATTCATTTAAAGACTCTATtaaccattttatttttattataaaatttTGTCCAAAAATAGTCAACATGCCGTACTGTTAACAGATTTTTCTCACACTGCTGATTTGTTGATATGATTTCTGAGGTTATCTTGAATTGTTAATAATTTCTGTAAGAATCTGTCAGAGAATCATAAAGATATTTCTGTGTTGATCAAAGTGAGAGCTTAAATGGCTAAACACAGTCACAGTTTGGTTTCCATGTACTTTCAGGAAGTTCTGACatgttaataaatataaatttgttGCATGAGAGTCTCTGtgttcatatttcatttttattcttttataacTCAtttaatgagattttttttttaaatcaagcattAAAATGGAAACATTAAATCTCAAAGAACTGTGAAATTTTCACTGGCTAAGTGATTGTGTGTTAATAGTTAGCTTAGTTGTATTTGGCAGTCTGCCCTCCCCTGATGTCCTGTGTTGATTGCAGGTTCAGGCTCAGACCTGAGGATAGTGCTGGTGGGTCAGGAGAAAGTGGGGAAGAGTTCAGCAGGAAACACCATCCTGGGAAAGAAGGAGTTTGGCTGTAAGATAAGCTCCAGCCCTCTGACTCTGAGCAGTGAAAAGAAGGAAGCTGATGTTCTGGGTCGCAGAGTCTCTGTGGTCGACACCCCCGGACTCCTCAACACTCGGCTGACTGCAGAGAAGGTGAAAGCAGAGCTGGAAAAAGCTCTTGAGCTGAGCTCTCCAGGTCCTcacatcttcctcctcatcctccagcTCGGAAGATTCACCccacaagaaaaggaagggctgAAAACTCTGCAGACAATGCTGAATGATGACATCTCCAAACATACTATGGTGCTGTTCACCTACAGAGACCGACTGGAAGACACCGACATGGAGCAGTTTATCAGCGAGGACAAGAACCTGCAGGAGATTTTGAAGAGATGTGGTGGTGTCTACCATGTGTTCAACAACAAAGAGATGGAAGACAGGCATCAGGTACAGGAGCTGCTAGATAAAGTGGACACTATCTGTGAGGGGGGACACTCATACTATGAGAGAAGGTCTCTGTTACTGAGGTTTGTCAGGAGTCTAGAGCTTAGGTCTTTATTCAGCACTCTCCCACGTTGCAGTATTTTGATACTGGGATCGTTTATTGTGTGTTTCCTTCATTTACAGTGTGTTCGTAGAAGAATTCCCACACCTTGCTTATTCTTCTATACCTCAGTGAGACGTTTGCTCTTGTTTAGGACAACTGAGATGCACCAGGTGTTTGTTGAGATAGATGAAATAAGGTGCACCAGTTGTGTTTGGCGCTATATGAATCTAATTGACCTGAATTGAGTTGAAAGCTAAAAGTAATGTCCATGATTTGGGGCCTCAGGAAGTAACATCTTTACACAGTTAGAAACACATAAATCTGCAGTAAATTGGAGAGTAACAAAAGGGAAATCAGGGAGATACAAAGTAGGCAAAGAAAATGATACAAGTTTTGGAAGATATTATCACATTTCAATCACAGATACCATGATCATTAAAAAATTTTCAATATATACTATTCTTTATATACTGCCATCTACTGGTTCTTCAGATGATTAGAGAGAAGGGTAAGAAAAGATAACGAAGAGACGTGAAGTAGAAAAAGAAGATGTTGCAAAGTGTTAACAAACTTCAAGCACTTTTTGaactggctctcttccacagtgtgtcttttgtcctgtctctctcccctcatctAAATCAGCGTCCAGCCTCTCATATGTAGGGGTTTTGGTGTAGCTAGAGGTTGGTAAACTAGAAGCTGACAAGCCACAGTCTCAGAACAGCAGGACTTCTTTAAAGAGAATTTCTTTGTTAAAGTAAGCCCGCAAAATTCTGTCCTCTTTGCATTATAATGAATTTTCACCCATTAGTAAACCTGAGTGAAAAGCCTATTACAGAGCTAAAAGTCTAGAATGCCTTTCAGAAGCTTGTTTTGAAAGATAACATCTTCTAGTTCCCAAAGCTGTGCTTGTTGACCATGTGGTTCTAATGCTCCTGTAGCTAACCCTAACCCAGAGGTAtcaaatatgaaacacaaatCTATAAATCTAAATTCACAAAGACTTAAAACTCAACATTAATAAAAGGACAACAAGAAACAGGTAAAAACAATAGTGGAGGGTAGGAACTAACAAAGACTTTCAGGTGGCTGTCCCAGGATGTAGAGCAGGAtgtctactaatcagaaggttggcaattcaattcctggctgctccagtctgcataccaaagtatccttgggcaagacactaaACCCCAAGTTGTTGTTTTGTATTGGGGGGGGGTacactgaatgcactgttgtactaaacatatttgcttttacaaaaaGAGCTCTATActttttctataggctattcttgttaatgtttgtattttatttttattttatttattcaggccAGGTCtaacaggcaggaaggaaggggtaagaagaagagagatagaaagagaaaaaaaaaaagaaaaaagggagaaagcagaaaaaacaagagaggtagataacacacacacacacatattcacaccagggttataatagttttggattttacattatagtttagttttagttagtttttacttttttttctttaattcagttagttttaattagttttcagagtggattttctcgtttttattagtttttatttttggtttcatgcttagtttcagttagtttcagtattagttttagtattagttttagtattttcatacctaatcaggtgcaagattcaaggcgcaaaagtgactattgtgtaatgaaaacttgacaaaagatacagtttaaagaaatatattcaacaaccaactgttcacaagacatgctaaatgtgtgtaatattaaggacacacatgaacatcaacagggagaaacaaagaaaaacatgaactcccaaactcaataaattctacaataaactccacaataaagttcagcatcagtgcagcagattaacaacagctacatgtggtgttaaacaaaaacaaactctttgaaggagtcaaagctcaaatccagctgcatcctgatgttctcaccacctgaagctgcttctgttttggagctagcttggttagatgctgctaattaaacctgcagggtctttgcggcctctgtacctagcctacggaagtgtccgacctcatgtccacatttatgcttgtgtagctggattgtgagtgttaattaccttgtggttgtgtgcaggtgtttgtactcaaagaacctccatacgggactctgccgctttctctgcagaccgcagccattactttgcggaccagcgcggtgagcgcacgcacatgcgcactcacacacacagctgtcctgtggcgctcccagcttaaactcggagagcggaaacaatgatttcatatcaatccacaaggcttaaaaaaaaaacaagtaaatgaaagtcagcttatcgataatttcagttagttttagttagttttgtaaactcacaattcagttttattagttatcgttttttccttttaattatagtttttatttatttcagttaacgacaatgttttttcaatttcagttttcgttatttcgttcgttttcgttaactataataaccctgattcacacacacatacatgcatagaCACACACTCAATCttgctgtgtgtgaatgtttgattataagcacttagctgtagaaggaagtgcttgtgtgaatagGTGTGAATAGGTAAAtacaaacgtgttgtataaagtgctttgagtgcccAGCTACAGTAGAAAAGCACAATATAAAAAtgagtccatttatcatttaacAAAGACTTGGAGGGCAAAGGGCTAACACAGGGCTGCGCTTCTGAATCAAACTTGTTTAGCTTAGCTCAGTTTTATTACCTCACTCACCAATAGGTGGAGAGAGGTtatattaaagttattattatatattacatattattatattagATAATATTAttatgttatgtttttggtcaCATTTGTTGCTCTGTCTGTCAGCATGATAACACAGACAATTATGAATGGATTTCAATGAAAATTTCTGGAGCTGGGTAGTACAGGGAACAATTTATTGAATTTTGATGGGATCTAGATGGATAACCATCTGGATTAGTATGATGCTGTTAACTTCATAATCCTGGGACCATTGACCaactatttttggtttaatttgaattttgttttcctttttctgcttcttttgttacattttcagtttttttctgtgtcatggGTTTTGTTCTCAGTTTTTTATTCTATAGTTTAATTTGTAGCATAAGCCTTCTTTGTTTAGTTACCTTAATCTTGCATATG containing:
- the LOC115789044 gene encoding GTPase IMAP family member 2-like; this translates as MATKQACSGSDLRIVLVGQEKVGKSSAGNTILGKKEFGCKISSSPLTLSSEKKEADVLGRRVSVVDTPGLLNTRLTAEKVKAELEKALELSSPGPHIFLLILQLGRFTPQEKEGLKTLQTMLNDDISKHTMVLFTYRDRLEDTDMEQFISEDKNLQEILKRCGGVYHVFNNKEMEDRHQDN